In Conger conger chromosome 12, fConCon1.1, whole genome shotgun sequence, one DNA window encodes the following:
- the LOC133141381 gene encoding putative nuclease HARBI1, whose product MACPFLENPVDIGAQIIRKALHRERVIRPRIDILAQEHLHERYRFSKQFIIYINNLLEPHISHVTHRGFALTSLQTLCIALRFFANGSFLYNIGDAEHISKATVSRCIRRVSLALKQFLHIFVVFPGHKSEKTIKEEFYRIAGFPGVCGSITGTHIPIRSPAVNGGDYMNRKSFHSIHVQIISDASHLITNVEAKWPGSVSKSRIFRESNLFHKYEEGQFDGILLGDRGYPCLPFLMTPYPSPEAGPQTNFNLAHSRTRAGVGTTLGILKARFECLHGLRVSPERSCDIIVACTVLHNLAIMRGEGVPPGTAPEEPDEGPFPHIQDDAEGLLVRDSISKGWW is encoded by the exons ATGGCGTGTCCTTTCTTGGAAAACCCTGTGGATATTGGCGCTCAAATCATTCGCAAGGCTTTACATCGCGAGAGGGTAATTAGACCGCGAATTGATATTCTAGCTCAAGAGCACCTTCACGAACGTTATCGTTTTTCAAagcaatttataatttatatcaACAATCTTCTAGAGCCTCATATATCTCATGTTACACATCGTGGGTTTGCACTAACCTCGCTACAAACACTCTGCATTGCCCTGCGGTTTTTTGCGAATGGGAGCTTTTTATATAACATCGGAGATGCAGAGCATATCAGCAAAGCAACTGTGAGTCGGTGCATTCGAAGAGTCAGCCTGGCTCTGAAacaatttcttcacatttttgttgtgttcCCTGGACATAAATCGGAAAAAACCATCAAAGAGGAATTCTACAGAATCGCAG GATTTCCAGGAGTTTGTGGGAGTATCACTGGAACTCATATTCCCATTAGGTCCCCCGCAGTAAATGGAGGAGACTATATGAACAGGAAATCCTTTCACAGTATTCATGTACAG ATAATTAGTGATGCCAGCCACCTCATTACGAATGTGGAAGCCAAATGGCCGGGGTCCGTCAGCAAATCCAGGATTTTCCGGGAGTCTAACTTGTTTCACAAATACGAAGAAG GACAGTTTGACGGCATCCTCCTCGGTGACCGAGGCTACCCCTGCCTGCCCTTCCTGATGACGCCCTACCCTTCCCCCGAGGCTGGCCCGCAGACTAACTTCAACCTGGCCCACAGCAGGACGAGGGCCGGGGTGGGCACCACACTCGGGATCCTCAAGGCGCGCTTCGAGTGCCTCCACGGGCTCCGGGTGTCGCCGGAGCGTTCGTGTGACATCATCGTGGCGTGCACCGTGCTGCACAACCTGGCCATAATGAGAGGCGAGGGCGTCCCCCCGGGTACGGCCCCGGAGGAGCCCGATGAGGGGCCCTTCCCCCACATTCAGGACGACGCGGAGGGCCTGCTCGTGCGGGACAGTATCAGCAAGGGGTGGTGGTGA
- the LOC133142284 gene encoding DDRGK domain-containing protein 1-like: MDVVLYAVAAVILLLLILFALKVRGQAEQADDEHGQDVVARAAVRPPVVEERGAGMPRRRRGVRGMEHRHAHREDSDHEDLNVEEEQEEEHQFQAAGKVGAKKQRKMEEKQARRAQREAELEEREERRRAQELREEERRKEEDQERLLERRQEEDEQRAREEQEKKEEEEYLRLKESFIIEEQGVTEELTEQESQNLLQEFIQYVKDSKVVLLEDLASHFGLRTQDAISRLQDLMAEGSLTGVIDDRGKFIFITPEELSAVASFIRQRGRVSISELAQASNSLINLSPEIRNPA, encoded by the exons ATGGACGTGGTGTTATACGCAGTCGCTGCAGTGATTCTCCTCCTGCTGATCTTGTTTGCGTTGAAAGTGCGGGGGCAGGCAGAACAAG ctGATGACGAGCACGGACAGGATGTGGTGGCCCGCGCTGCAGTGCGCCCCCCAGTGGTGGAGGAGCGGGGTGCGGGCATGCCGAGGCGCAGGAGAGGGGTCCGGGGGATGGAgcacagacacgcccacagggaGGACTCCGACCACG AGGACCTGAATGtggaagaggagcaggaggaggagcatCAGTTCCAGGCTGCGGGGAAAGTGGGAGCCAAGAAGCAGAGGAAGATGGAGGAGAAACAGGCCAGGAGAGCCcagagagag GCAGAGctggaggagcgggaggagaggaggagggcccAGGAGCTGAGGGAGGAGGAGCGAAGGAAGGAGGAGGATCAAGAGAGGCTTCTGGAGCGGAGACAG GAGGAAGATGAGCAGCGGGcgagggaggagcaggagaagaaggaggaggaagagtaCCTGCGACTGAAGGAGTCCTTCATCATCGAGGAGCAGGGAGTCACTGAGGAGCTGACTGAGCaggag TCTCAAAACCTCCTTCAGGAGTTCATTCAGTATGTGAAG GACAGCAAGGTGGTTCTGCTGGAGGACCTGGCATCCCACTTTGGATTACGCACTCAG GATGCCATTTCCAGATTGCAGGATCTAATGGCAGAAGGTTCGCTCACGG GCGTGATAGACGACAGGGGGAAGTTCATCTTCATCACGCCGGAGGAGCTGAGCGCTGTGGCCAGCTTcatcagacagagagggagagtgtccATCAGCGAGCTGGCCCAGGCCAGCAACTCCCTCATCAACCTCAGCCCGGAGATCCGCAACCCTGCCTGA
- the spra gene encoding sepiapterin reductase a isoform X1 produces the protein MESNVISHASGAVSNDFGRALCVITGASKGFGRCLAKQIAALLSPGSALVLVARSGDKLRELQTDLAASDAGKKGLVIRCVTADLAQKEAVEETMKAAKQTNHLDIDRLILINNAASLGDVSRFAVSFTDPTETSSYLAFNVSSALSLTASLMDAFPKRPGLRRYVVNVSSLAALKPIPSWVLYCTGKAARDMMFRVLAAEEPELRVLNYAPGPLDTDMHLQARTDSGDLAVQSSMRDSHTQGQVLTCEESGTKLLKLLLEDNFTSGGHLDFYDVVTMCREKATKVFHQKQRPRRKGTRRGS, from the exons ATGGAATCGAACGTAATTTCGCACGCAAGTGGTGCAGTCTCGAATGATTTTGGGCGAGCGCTCTGCGTTATCACCGGAGCGTCGAAAGGCTTCGGCCGATGCCTGGCGAAGCAAATAGCCGCCTTGCTCAGTCCTGGGTCAGCGCTTGTGCTGGTTGCCAGATCGGGGGATAAACTGAGGGAACTGCAGACGGATCTGGCCGCTTCTGACGCTGGTAAGAAAGGGTTGGTGATACGCTGCGTGACAGCGGACCTCGCGCAGAAAGAAGCCGTTGAAGAGACCATGAAGGCGGCGAAACAGACAAATCACTTGGATATTGACCGCCTGATTCTAATAAACAATGCAG CCTCGTTGGGGGACGTGTCTCGCTTTGCCGTCAGCTTTACAGACCCTACGGAGACGAGTTCCTACCTGGCTTTCAACGTGAGCTCCGCCCTCAGTCTTACGGCGTCGCTCATGGACGCTTTCCCCAAGCGGCCGGGGCTGCGGCGCTACGTGGTGAACGTCAGCTCGCTGGCCGCCCTGAAGCCCATTCCGTCCTGGGTGCTCTACTGCACCGGAAAGGCCGCGCGGGACATGATGTTCAGAGTGCTGGCCGCGGAGGAGCCCGAACTACGCGTGCTCAACTACGCACCGG GTCCTCTGGACACAGACATGCACCTGCAAGCGCGCACCGACTCGGGCGACCTGGCTGTGCAGAGCTCAATGCGCGACTCGCACACTCAGGGACAGGTGCTGACCTGCGAGGAGTCCGGCACCAAGCTGCTGAAGCTGCTGCTGGAGGACAACTTCACGTCCGGCGGCCATCTTGACTTCTATGATGT AGTCACAATGTGTAGAGAAAAGGCAACCAAAGTATTCCATCAGAAACAGAGACCCAGAAGGAAGGGAACAAGGAGAGGGAGCTGA
- the spra gene encoding sepiapterin reductase a isoform X2 has product MESNVISHASGAVSNDFGRALCVITGASKGFGRCLAKQIAALLSPGSALVLVARSGDKLRELQTDLAASDAGKKGLVIRCVTADLAQKEAVEETMKAAKQTNHLDIDRLILINNAASLGDVSRFAVSFTDPTETSSYLAFNVSSALSLTASLMDAFPKRPGLRRYVVNVSSLAALKPIPSWVLYCTGKAARDMMFRVLAAEEPELRVLNYAPGPLDTDMHLQARTDSGDLAVQSSMRDSHTQGQVLTCEESGTKLLKLLLEDNFTSGGHLDFYDV; this is encoded by the exons ATGGAATCGAACGTAATTTCGCACGCAAGTGGTGCAGTCTCGAATGATTTTGGGCGAGCGCTCTGCGTTATCACCGGAGCGTCGAAAGGCTTCGGCCGATGCCTGGCGAAGCAAATAGCCGCCTTGCTCAGTCCTGGGTCAGCGCTTGTGCTGGTTGCCAGATCGGGGGATAAACTGAGGGAACTGCAGACGGATCTGGCCGCTTCTGACGCTGGTAAGAAAGGGTTGGTGATACGCTGCGTGACAGCGGACCTCGCGCAGAAAGAAGCCGTTGAAGAGACCATGAAGGCGGCGAAACAGACAAATCACTTGGATATTGACCGCCTGATTCTAATAAACAATGCAG CCTCGTTGGGGGACGTGTCTCGCTTTGCCGTCAGCTTTACAGACCCTACGGAGACGAGTTCCTACCTGGCTTTCAACGTGAGCTCCGCCCTCAGTCTTACGGCGTCGCTCATGGACGCTTTCCCCAAGCGGCCGGGGCTGCGGCGCTACGTGGTGAACGTCAGCTCGCTGGCCGCCCTGAAGCCCATTCCGTCCTGGGTGCTCTACTGCACCGGAAAGGCCGCGCGGGACATGATGTTCAGAGTGCTGGCCGCGGAGGAGCCCGAACTACGCGTGCTCAACTACGCACCGG GTCCTCTGGACACAGACATGCACCTGCAAGCGCGCACCGACTCGGGCGACCTGGCTGTGCAGAGCTCAATGCGCGACTCGCACACTCAGGGACAGGTGCTGACCTGCGAGGAGTCCGGCACCAAGCTGCTGAAGCTGCTGCTGGAGGACAACTTCACGTCCGGCGGCCATCTTGACTTCTATGATGTGTGA